A part of Dermacentor variabilis isolate Ectoservices chromosome 10, ASM5094787v1, whole genome shotgun sequence genomic DNA contains:
- the LOC142559648 gene encoding uncharacterized protein LOC142559648, with the protein MKYDMVLKLLLLLLVPLVHGKWPVEYDQQAIKACEQKNDCAAQYSQYISTVCLFWETYGPKVKDVKCLGPGDSPFQNQWKRECPLDEVRCSGISDTHAHCVCYDA; encoded by the exons ATATGGTTTTGAAATTGCTGCTGTTGCTCCTTGTACCGCTTGTTCACGGAAAGTGGCCTGTTGAGT ATGACCAGCAAGCAATTAAGGCCTGTGAGCAGAAGAACGATTGTGCTGCACAATATTCTCAATATATAAGCACGGTGTGTCTCTTTTGGGAGACATACGGACCAAAGGTGAAGGATGTTAAGTGTt TGGGCCCAGGGGACTCACCATTTCAAAATCAATGGAAGAGGGAGTGCCCATTGGACGAGGTACGTTGTTCCGGCATCAGCGACACCCATGCCCATTGCGTCTGTT